CGGGGGTGAGGCCCGCGTCGTCGCCGGCGTTCCCATCCCGCAGGCGCAGGGCGAGGGCCACCCGGGGAGCGAGCAGATCCTCCAGCTGCCGGCGGGCATCCCAGTACCGGCGCGAGGCGCGGGTGGGAACGAACTTCATCCAGCGGCTCTCGCCGGTGGCCAGCCGCAGAAACCGGTACCCCAGCACGCCCATGGCCTGATAGGTGCGGGCCACATCCAGCGGCGGGCCTTCCGGACTCTCCGCCCCGGGCCGCAGGGGGATGCCCAGCAGCAGGGCGGCGATGACGCGCATCGCCATCTCCACGAAGAGAGGATCCAGGGGGATCGCCTGTGCTGCCGGCGCCTGCGCAAGCCGCTCCAGAACCTGGGCGCTGGCCTGCTGGAGCAGCGGCAGATGGGCGGCGATGCTGGCGGCGGTGAACTCGGGATTCCAGGCCCGGCGGCGCCACTGCCAGGCCGGCCCGTCCTCACCGATCAGGATCGGGCCGCGCATGTCATTCCAGGCCCGCCGTGTGCCGGGGGAGCGGATCAGGCAGCCGGAGCGCATGCCCTGCACGATGGTGGTCTCGATCAGGGCCGGGCGGCTGAGCACCAGCACGGGCCTGCCGGCCCAGTACACATACGCCGGTCCATACGTCTCGCTCCAGACATGGAGGAGCTGGAAGAAGCGCTTCTGGCGCACGGCTGCCAGCACCGCCGGGATGTGGCCGAGCAGGGGCACCCCCGGCGGTGAGGGGAGCTGGCGCAGGGGAGCGAAGTGCCGGCGCCGGCGCCAGGCCCCCCAGGCCAGAAGGCCCGCCACTGCCACAGGCAACGCAGGCAGCAGCCATGGCGCCTGGGTCAGCACGGCAGCCAGGAGCAGGTCATGGTCTGACGGGCCGGCTGCAGATCCAGGCGAGCCTGGCCGGTGACTGTGGATCCGGCGTGCCGGTGTAGGCGACCCAGGCTCCCGCCGGATCCTGCACCTCCAGACGTTGATCGGCGCAGCGGGCCCGCATCCGGCGCTCCCGCACCTGCCAGGCAGGCCCGTTCGCCGGACGCTGCAGCAGCACCACCGCCTGGAAGGCCACCAGCGGGCCGGCGGCGTCGGCAGCGGGAACCAGATCGGCCAGGTATTCACCGGCGCGGAGATCGGGCCGATCGACGGCCCGCACGAAGATCCAGCTCCGGCGGGCCAGCCCCTCGGGCGGCCCCTGCCGCAGCAGGGAGGCCCGCACCGACGCCCAGGCTGCCGGTTCCGCCGGGGGCGACCACGGCGCCGCTGCCGCGGGCTCCGGCTGGGCCCGAGCCACAGCCGGCAGCAGGCCCGCGACCAGCGCCAGGCTGAGCGCCCCCAGCAGGCTGGCCCCATCGCCGCGCGAGCTGCCGCCGTGCCTGCAGGCGAGGGTGGGCGGGTGTGTGGCGGCGAGCTTCCCGCTCAGGAAGCCGCACGCATCAGGCTCCACAGGGGAGAAGGCGATGTGGCGGAGGCTGCCCGCCGGCAGCACCCTGGCGAGCGCTTCGCGCACCAACGGAAGCATGCTGCGGGGTCCGGGGTGGAACAACAGGGGCCCATCATCCCGGATCAGGACCTGGTTGAAGCAGCAACCGCGTCGTCTCCGGCTTGAGGCCGTCCTCCCGCACGGTCGGGGATGTCGGCCATCACGCCGGTGCGGCTGACGTGGCTGGGATCACGAAAGGGACGGCACTGGATGCCCAGCCGCCCGAACGGCCATGGCGAGTGCCGGGGTCAGCGCAGCAGTGCTCCCAGGCCGATCTGCTGCAGGATCCCCTGGCCGGAAACGGCCTCGACCAGCACCCCGATCACGAAGCCGAGCATGGCGAGGCGCCCGTTGAGCAGCTCGGCACGGCGGTGGAAACCCCAGCCGCTGTCGCTCTCCGCACTGGCCCTGTACATCTTCGGTTCAATCACCTTGGGATCGAGCAGTTGCGAATCCTCGGAATCCCACATGCCTCCCTCAGACTCCGCATAGTTTCTCACTTTTTTTGGCTGCGTTGCTTGGGTCATGACGATCATCTCCGCTGATGAAATTGTTGGAATTGGGCCCGAATCACCGGCCTGAACAAAAAGAAGAGCAGCGAAGCGATCCCCGATGGCCTCCCTGACCATGGCAATCGCCGCTGAATCCAATGGCGGATGCCAGACGCGTTGGCTTGGACACGCGCTGGGTTGAACACCCAATGGATTGAACACGCGATGGATTCAATACGCGATGGATTCGATACGCGTTGAACCGGATCTGTTCCTGCTTCTTCTCCCTGGCATCAACATAGACGGCATTTCCCGGATCGACTGAAATCCAACCGGCGCCATGCAGCCCGGGACGGATGACCGCCTGTCGATTTCAGCGCCGGCGGCCGTTTCTCACCGCTGGGGGTACGGAGATCCGTCCGGCAGGTCGAGGGGCCGCCCAGAGAGCCACTCCCTGCTGGCCAACAGGCCGTCAGGCAATGAAGAGCGCAATGCCGGAGGGAGACTGATCGCGGTTCCCCGTGCCGTCATAGGCCGCCGCACTGACGTTGTAAGCACCCGGATAGCCCGTGGCATCCCAGGACCAGATCCACGTGCCGTCTGCCTCGAGCAGGGCCTGATTCTCCACCCGCGTCGGGGTGAAGGCCTGGATGGCGCCGTTCCAGTATTCATAGGGCACCGAACTGTTGCCGGTGGAGCGCGCCACGGTGACACGTACCTCCACTGGAGCGAAGTTGTCGGAGGCCGTGCCCTCGATCTCCACGATCCCCTGGGGCAGGGTGTCGCTGCTGAGTGGACGGACGATCACGGTGTCAGGGCGAATGGTGTCGCCGACCGGGATGGTGGAGAAGGGCACGACGACGGTCTCTCCCCTGGAACGTGGGAAGAGGCGGGCGATGCGGGGCGTGAAGCTGGCCTGGTAGGAGCCTGAACCGCCCAGGGCGGCAGCCTGAAGCACATCGAAGCTGAACGACCAGGCGGAGCGCCAGCTGAGGCTGTCATCAATACTGGCCTCGGCTGGCGAGGCGGTCGTCGACCAGTCGTTTTGCGCGGCGTCCCAGCGGGTGCCGCGCTCCAGGTCTTCCACCACCACCTCCAGGCGCACCGATCCGTGGTTGCGGTTGCGCACGAAGCCCAGAAACTCAACCGACGCCGCCTGGCCCTGGGAGCCGGGCTGGGGAGCGAGCACATCCACCGCGGGCGGACCGAAGTCAGCCAGGAAGGTGCGTGTCTGCTCGCTGAGGTTGGCCGCCGCGTCCCAGGCGGCCACCTCCAGGAGATAGGAGCCTGACCCGAACGCACCGCCAAGGAAGCGGTACGACCAGCTCTCCCCCTGCACTGGCACCTCGATCGACACCCGCCGATCGCGCCACCAGCCGGCCGGATCCCACCACAGTCCACTGACGCGGTCCTGAACTGCGATCCGCAGGCCCAGCAGGTTGTCGCCGGGATCCCTCACGCTTCCCCGGATCCGGGCCACCGGGATGGCCGCCACGCCTCCGGCCACTGGGGACTCGATGGTCACCACCGGCTCGCGGCTGTCGATACTGAAGCTGGCCTGCGCGGTCGCCGTGCGGATGGGTCCCAGGGTGCGCCTGGCCTTCAGCTCCACCTGGACGCTGTACTCCCCATCGGGGAACAGGGCCAGGTCCAGCTGGCGGCTGTTGGGCACGGCCGTGACCCAGGACGCCGAGCGGAACACACCGGGCATGGATGCCCAGCTGAAGGCCGACTCCCCGGTGTCGGGATCGATGGGGCCGCCGCAGTCCCAGAAGCGGGCCTCGGAGGTGAACGATTCCGATGGGGGATGCCAGAAGAGCCCGGTGGCGAGCTGCTCGATCCGCCAGCCCAGCCCCAGGAGTGTCGGGATTGCGGGAGTCAAGGGGCTCATGGAGGCGGAGTAGGTCCCGCTGAAGACCGTGCGACTCCGGGGTTGGAGCACCGCATCGGGTGCAGGCACGTCGATGGAGAGGCTGAGTTGCATCGCGCACCTGCCGCACAGGGGACCCCGCCCGGTTCCCCAGACGCGATGGCTTCAACGTAGTCATTCCCGCGGTCGCCGCCCTCGCGATCACGGGGCAGCGGCCGTCAGCCCCGGGCAGGGCTCACCGCGGGACGGTTCAGCACCAGCAGCAGCACTCCCACCACGATCAGGGCCGGGATGTCGCCGAACAGGTTGGCCTGCTCCATCGGATCGCGCAGGGCCTGCACCAGCATCACCAGGCCATGCACCAGGCTCGACCAGCCGGCGAAACCGATCAGGCTGCGGTGCTCGGCCGGCGCCCGGGCGGCCAGCAGCAGGAACACCCCCAGCACGGCGAAGGTGGCGAGGATCATCTGCTCGTATTCGGCCTGGCGCGGCATCCACATGAAGCCATCGGGCCAGAGCACCGTGAGCGGATAGAGGCCGAAGGTGTACACAAGGCCCACGGCGATCAGGGCGATCCGCAGGGCCCTGTCCGGGTTGGGGGCGTTCATGGGTCCTGCCTCCTGGAGCTGCGGTCCGCCGGGTGACCCATTCCTTAGCCACTGCCACGCCGGGCGTCAGCGGTTCGGGCTGCCGGCCGGCTCGATGGCCTGCTGCCGCAGGGCGCTCACCACGCCCTGGCGCTTGAGGGCGCTGATCGCCCGGTCAATCCGGGCGGCGGTGGCCGCCGGCAGGGCCGGGGAGAAGACGAACGCCTGGGATTCGGGGCGGATCCCCTGCAGAGCCAGGGTGGGCCGGGCGCCCTGCAGCGGCGCGTGAATCAGCAGATAGCGCAGCTGCAGGGTGTCGCCCAGCAGAGCATCGAGGCGGCGGGACACCAACAGATCCATGCCCGAGCGGAGGTTGGCCAGGGGCACGACCGTGACCTTCGCACCGCGGCCGCCGGCATTGAGCTCCTGCAGCAGCGCCTCGCTCACGGTGCCGCCCCGCACCCCCACCCGCAGACCACGCAGATCGCCCTCGGAGCGGATCCGGGCAGCGGGGGTGCCCTGCACCTGGCGGGCCACGTTCACGGTGAGGTAGCCCACCAGCAGCGAGGCGGACACGATCCGCACCAGATAGGCCAGCAGCACGATGGCGTTGCCACGGCTGGTGGTCGCCACGGTGTTGCTGCCGGGCCCGGTGGCGAGCACCTGGAACAGGGCGATGAAGCTGCGCCGGCGACCCCGGCTCAGGGTCTGGGGCTGGGCGGGGTAGTGCTCCACGCGCCAGGTGAGCAGGGCCAGCAGCCCGATCGCCGCCAGGTAGCCACCCAGCAGCTGCAGCAGGGTGGGGGTGAACAGCGCCAGCAGGAAGGAGCGGCCCAGGTCCAGGCGGCTCTGCAGCACCATCACCGCCAGCCCGTCCTCCTGAAAAGGCAGGCTGAAGCGGTACCGCGCCAGGCGGTCGGGCGACACGTTGATGCAGCCCACCGCCACATCGAGCGCGCCGTTGCGGCTGGCCTCCAACATCGCCTGCACCGACGGCCACCCCGAGAGCACAGAGGGGAGCTGCTCACGGGTGGCGATCCGGCTCCACAGCTCCACGGACAGGCCGCGCCAGTCGCCGGCTTCGCGGTAGCTGCAGGGGGGCGCCCCATCCACCACCCCCACCCGCAGCACCGGTGGCGGCGACGCCACCCGATTCTCCGGCTCCACCGCAGCGGCACGGGGGGGCAGAGCCGCGGGCATGACCAGGAGCAAGGCCAGAGGGGTGACCAGCGCCAGCAGTCCGCGGGATGCCATCGCGGAAGTCTGCCCGAACCGCAGGGCCCCGTTCCCAGAGCCGAGGCTCCTGGCTAGCTGTCGTGATGGCGGATCTGCTCGATGGCGCTGTCGTGCAGGCGCTGCTCGTGGTCGCGCCGGGCCGCCCACACCTGCTCCTGGTGGGCCGCGTTGGCGGTGCCCTCGGGGTGCTGGTGCTCGCTCACCTCGGCGAGCTCGGGGCGGTAGGCCCTGTGCTCCTCCTCGTGGTGCCGGGCCCAGGCCACGAATTCAGGGCTGGCCTGAGCGCGGGTGGGGGAGCCGTCCGGGGAGCCGTCTGGAGTGCCGTCAGACGTGGCTTCAGTCATGGGTTCGGTCATCGCCGCTGCAGGGATTACCTCGTCTTCAACGTAGACAGCACCGTCCGGCGGGCGCCACGGCCCGGCATGAGGAGATGTGAACCCCTGCAAGGCGCCCCCCAGGGCCCTCCCTACGTTTGAGCCGGCCTCTCCAGCCCATGGTTCAGCCTTCCCGCCCCGGTGCGCCCAGCATGCGCCCGACTGTGGCTCCCCGCGAGCAGGCCCGCCTGGAGGCGCTGAAGGGGTACCGCGTTCTCGATACGGCCCCCGAGCAGTCGTACGACGACATCACCTTGCTGGCCACCCAGCTCTGCTCCGTGCCGATCGCCTTGATCAGCCTGGTGGATGCCGAGCGTCAGTGGTTCAAATCCAGGGTGGGCGTGGATGTGAGCGAAACGAGCCGGGATGTGTCGTTCTGCGCCCACGCCATCCAGGGCGAGGAGCCCCTCGTGGTGCGGGACGCCCGTGAGGACGAACGCTTCCGGGACAACCCCCTGGTGACCCGTGCCCCCCACATCGTGTTCTATGCCGGGGTGCCCCTGTGCACCCCGGATGGCTTCAGGATCGGCACCCTCTGCGTGATCGATCACCAGCCCCGGGACCTCAGCGACGCGCAACTCCGCTCCCTGGAGGCGCTGGCCCGGCAGGTGGTGCTGCAGCTGGAACTGAAACGGGTGTCCGATCAGCTCGCCGGCGCCCTCCAGCGCATCGATGTGATGGAGGCGCTGATCCCGATCTGCTCCTACTGCAAGGGCATCCGCAACGACGAGGGCTACTGGGGAACCGTGGAAGCGTTCATCAAGAGCCACGACAACGTCGAGTTCTCCCACGGCGTGTGCGAGGCCTGCATGGCGAAGCACTTCCCGGAGGTGCCGCCGCTGCCGTGAGCCCCTGCGGCAGAAATCCGGCGGGCCTACCGGTACCAGAGGATGGCAGCAACGTCTCGACCCACACGATGGTCCAGCCCTGGCCCATGCTGCTGGCTCTGCTGGCGGCCCCGCTACTGCCTCTGCAGGGGGTGGCCCGGGCGGCGGAGACTCCGTGCAGCGATGCCCAGTCCACGGTGGAGGCAACCCGCTGCCTGATCCAGGTCCTTGAGGCCGTGGACCGGAGTCTTGAGACGGCCCTCATGGGCGTCGCCACGGAGGCCGCCGGCGTACCCAGCGATACCTTTCAGAGCCTCTGGCGCGACAACCTCACGAACTTCTACCGCACAAGTGCGGACCCGAAGGAGCAGGCCGAGGCCTTCCGCAGTGAACGCCGAAAGGTATGCGGCTACGCCAAGTCGATGGCATTCCAGGGCACCGGCTACGGCATCTTCACCACCAGCTGCGAGATCGAGCTCACGGAAACCTTGCTCAAGCAGTTCGCCCCCTGAGCTGCAACGTCAGTGGCGGCCCACCGCCGCGTCGCTGACCACAACGCAGCGGCCGCTGCCTCCGATCGGCAACAGGGTGCGGTCGTCGAGGTTGGTGGTGCGGGATTCCAGGTTGAGGAACACCCGCTCGCCCGGCCCCTCGAACAGCGGTCCGGCATGCCAGGTGCCCGGATGCAGCACCACCAGCCGGCGCGACGGGATGCGGAAGGCGTGCAGATCGGTGGCGGGATCGAAGGGGCGATCGGCGGGATGGTCGGGCCGGGCCACCACCAGGAACCAGTCAGGGCTGTCGATGGCACCGAGTGCCTGGCTCACCAGCCGATGACGGGCGAGCTCGGACAGCGCCAGGCCCCGCGGCGGCAGCGTCATCAGATAAAGGCGGGGCGGACCGCCGCGGAAGTGAAGCTCCGCATCCCCCGGCTGCCAGGGATCGGCATCGGGCTGAGGCTGGATCACAAAGCCGAACGGCGCGAAGGCCGCTGGCGTGAGCGTGGAGGCGATCAGATCTTGGAGATCACCCATCCTGTCGGACGGCCTCCGGCAACGGCGGCAGCTCCGGCGGAGGCAGCACCTCCAGTTCGGGGGGATTGGGAGCGGTTTCCGGGCCGATCAGGTCCACCGCGGTGCGTTGCACCATCAGCCGGAAGCGCAGGGGGGCCTGTTTCCTGTTGATGAAGTCCTGCACCGCCGCCACCTGGCTGGACGTGGGCAGCTTGGGATCGGTGACCCGCACCTGGGCCCGGATCAGCGGTGGATTCTGCTGCCAGTCGATGGAAATCCCCGCCAGATCAATGGCGGGATCGCCGCCGAGGGTGATGGTGCTGCTGCGCAGCTGCTGTTCGATCACGGTCTCCAGCTGCTGAGCCTTCGTTTCCAGCCGGTAGCGATCCACCAGGCGAAAGAAGCTTGTCCCGAGGGGGATCACCAGCAGAGCGGTGAGGGCCACGCTGGTGACACCGAGGCGGCTGTGGAACAGGCGGCGCCGATACACCCGCTCGAGGGTGGCCAGGGCCGCCATCGCGCCCACCATGATCCCCAGCAGGTTGGTGGTGAAGAGCAGCAGGGCCCCGTAGGCCTGGGCCCAGTACGACGAGGCCAGCAGGATTCCCACCACGCACATCGGCGGCACCAGGGCCACGGCGATCGCCAGCCCGGCCAGGGCCGAGATCGCTTCTTTGCGGAGTTTGGCGAACATCGCCACTGCGCCGGCCACCAGGGCCACACCCAGATCCAGCAGGTTGGGGCTGGTGCGGTTCATCACCTCGCTGCCGAAGCTGGGGAAGGCCACCAGATGGCCCACCCCCATGGCCAGGAGCACGCAGATCACCACCCCCAGCAGCAGGGTGCGCAGGGCCCGCAGAAACATCGGCAGCCGCCCCCGCAGGATCTCGAAGGCCATCGCCTGCAGGGGCAGGATCCAGGGGGCGACCACCATGGCGCCGATCACCACCCCGGGGCTGTTGGCCAGCAGACCCAGGGTGGCGATCAGGGTGGCCCCCACCGTGAGCACCACGAACACCAGATTGAAGCTGGCCTCGTGCTCGAATTCCAGCCGGAGGGCCTCGAGGCGGAGGTCGTCGGGCGACACAGTGGTGCTGTTCACGATGGAGCCGGATGGGCGGAGCCGGATGGGCGGAGCCGGATGGGCGGAGCCGGATGGGTGGAGCTTTCGCCAACCACGCCAGCAACACTCGGTGATTATGGCCAGCGGATCACGGGCTAATCCCCGAAGCAAGTCACAACACGTAGGGCTTGCCGCCCTACTCGCAGGTTGACGAACGTACAGACCCCGATACAGGGCAGGAGCCTGATCATGGTGCGCCAGGCCTACTGACAGATCCAGTTTCCTCTGGGAAGCACCTGATCCCCAGGAGGTATGGGATCCCACGGGGGCATGTTGTCTACCGCTTCACCAATCCCTTCGGTGGAGCGGCTGAGCGCCCGTTTCGGCCCCCACCCGCACCGATGTCCACGCAGACAGCAATGGCACCCCATCCTATGTAGCCACAGCCTGGCCTTCCTTCCCGTCGGCCTTGGTGTGCAACAGAGCGCGGGTCGCGAACTTCGCCTGGAAGAGAGGGTCCTTCGGGCAGTCTGGATTCCCTGGATTCTCTAGGAGTTCGCTGAAAAACCCGCCCACCCCTGCGAAAATGGAGTATCCGCCTCAGGCTTGATGCGTGGTCAGCAGGAGCGCACAGGCTCACTGTTCTCCTACGTCTCGATCGAGGAGCGGATTCCGGCCGGCCATCCGCTGCGGCGGATTCGCAAGCTGGCGGATCAGGCTCTCGATCGCCTCAATCCCACCTTCTGCCATCTCTATGCCTCAGAAGGCAGGCCATCGATACCGCCTGAGCAATTGCTGCTGGCCTCACTGCTGCAGGCGTTCTACGGGATCCGTTCGGAGCGCCTGCTGCTGGAGCAGCTCGACTACAACCTGCTGTTCCGCTGGTTTGTGGGCTTGAGTCCTGACGATCCGATCTGGCATCCGACCACGTTCACCAAGAATCGTGAGCGGCTGCTCAACGAGCAGTTGATGGGCCGGTTCCTGGAGAAGCTGATGGCGGCACCGGAGGTGAAACCGCTGCTCAGCAATGAACACTTCTCCGTCGATGGCACCCTGCTCCAAGCCTGGGCCTCACATGCCTCCCTGGAGCGAATCGACGGAGAGGATGACCCGCCGCCTCCGCCATCAGGCCCTGGCGAGGGATTCGGGGCGGCCAAGGATGGCAGGAAGCGGGCCAAGGGCGACTTCCGCGGGGTGCGTCTCAGCAACAAGACCCATCGCTCCGGCACGGATCCCGACGCTCTTCTGGCCCGCAAGTCGAATGTTCACCCGGCCCTGCCCAGCTACCGGGGGCATGTGCTCATGGACAACCGCCATGCCCTGGTGGTGGATTGCCGGGTGACCCAGGCTGACGGCTACGGCGAACGGGATGCGGCCAAGGAGATGGCCGCCGATCTCCCCGGGCACCACCAGAAAACCATCGGTGCTGACAAGAACTACGACACCCATGGATTCGTCGCAGAGATGCGACGGATCGGCGTTACCCCGCATGTCGCCCAGAACGCAGGACGCTCCGGCGGCTCCGCCATCGATGGCCGCACCACTCGCCAT
This portion of the Cyanobium sp. NIES-981 genome encodes:
- a CDS encoding cytochrome P450; its protein translation is MAGLLAWGAWRRRRHFAPLRQLPSPPGVPLLGHIPAVLAAVRQKRFFQLLHVWSETYGPAYVYWAGRPVLVLSRPALIETTIVQGMRSGCLIRSPGTRRAWNDMRGPILIGEDGPAWQWRRRAWNPEFTAASIAAHLPLLQQASAQVLERLAQAPAAQAIPLDPLFVEMAMRVIAALLLGIPLRPGAESPEGPPLDVARTYQAMGVLGYRFLRLATGESRWMKFVPTRASRRYWDARRQLEDLLAPRVALALRLRDGNAGDDAGLTPGFRQCLLVRMAAKEPRYDQDALTAEAIEFLIAGTDTTAHTLSFAAGCLALQPDVLARVRQEVDRAWERHGGLTPACIGALDLVRGVIKETLRLFSVASGSTSLQVVKAINLDGLGRVPVGTTLLWSMLGAGRDPQAYPRPLEFLPERWQQGGADTPAPPMIDFGSGAHRCIGEHLAMLEATVMLAQLLRHYTWELVNGAASLENQRQNLLIYPADGMPVRIRRRGAAEGSAAWS
- a CDS encoding DUF6632 domain-containing protein, whose product is MNAPNPDRALRIALIAVGLVYTFGLYPLTVLWPDGFMWMPRQAEYEQMILATFAVLGVFLLLAARAPAEHRSLIGFAGWSSLVHGLVMLVQALRDPMEQANLFGDIPALIVVGVLLLVLNRPAVSPARG
- a CDS encoding ABC transporter substrate-binding protein, with amino-acid sequence MASRGLLALVTPLALLLVMPAALPPRAAAVEPENRVASPPPVLRVGVVDGAPPCSYREAGDWRGLSVELWSRIATREQLPSVLSGWPSVQAMLEASRNGALDVAVGCINVSPDRLARYRFSLPFQEDGLAVMVLQSRLDLGRSFLLALFTPTLLQLLGGYLAAIGLLALLTWRVEHYPAQPQTLSRGRRRSFIALFQVLATGPGSNTVATTSRGNAIVLLAYLVRIVSASLLVGYLTVNVARQVQGTPAARIRSEGDLRGLRVGVRGGTVSEALLQELNAGGRGAKVTVVPLANLRSGMDLLVSRRLDALLGDTLQLRYLLIHAPLQGARPTLALQGIRPESQAFVFSPALPAATAARIDRAISALKRQGVVSALRQQAIEPAGSPNR
- a CDS encoding GAF domain-containing protein, translating into MRPTVAPREQARLEALKGYRVLDTAPEQSYDDITLLATQLCSVPIALISLVDAERQWFKSRVGVDVSETSRDVSFCAHAIQGEEPLVVRDAREDERFRDNPLVTRAPHIVFYAGVPLCTPDGFRIGTLCVIDHQPRDLSDAQLRSLEALARQVVLQLELKRVSDQLAGALQRIDVMEALIPICSYCKGIRNDEGYWGTVEAFIKSHDNVEFSHGVCEACMAKHFPEVPPLP
- a CDS encoding lysozyme inhibitor LprI family protein, yielding MVQPWPMLLALLAAPLLPLQGVARAAETPCSDAQSTVEATRCLIQVLEAVDRSLETALMGVATEAAGVPSDTFQSLWRDNLTNFYRTSADPKEQAEAFRSERRKVCGYAKSMAFQGTGYGIFTTSCEIELTETLLKQFAP
- a CDS encoding ureidoglycolate lyase, which produces MGDLQDLIASTLTPAAFAPFGFVIQPQPDADPWQPGDAELHFRGGPPRLYLMTLPPRGLALSELARHRLVSQALGAIDSPDWFLVVARPDHPADRPFDPATDLHAFRIPSRRLVVLHPGTWHAGPLFEGPGERVFLNLESRTTNLDDRTLLPIGGSGRCVVVSDAAVGRH
- a CDS encoding DUF389 domain-containing protein, whose product is MNSTTVSPDDLRLEALRLEFEHEASFNLVFVVLTVGATLIATLGLLANSPGVVIGAMVVAPWILPLQAMAFEILRGRLPMFLRALRTLLLGVVICVLLAMGVGHLVAFPSFGSEVMNRTSPNLLDLGVALVAGAVAMFAKLRKEAISALAGLAIAVALVPPMCVVGILLASSYWAQAYGALLLFTTNLLGIMVGAMAALATLERVYRRRLFHSRLGVTSVALTALLVIPLGTSFFRLVDRYRLETKAQQLETVIEQQLRSSTITLGGDPAIDLAGISIDWQQNPPLIRAQVRVTDPKLPTSSQVAAVQDFINRKQAPLRFRLMVQRTAVDLIGPETAPNPPELEVLPPPELPPLPEAVRQDG
- a CDS encoding IS5 family transposase, which gives rise to MRGQQERTGSLFSYVSIEERIPAGHPLRRIRKLADQALDRLNPTFCHLYASEGRPSIPPEQLLLASLLQAFYGIRSERLLLEQLDYNLLFRWFVGLSPDDPIWHPTTFTKNRERLLNEQLMGRFLEKLMAAPEVKPLLSNEHFSVDGTLLQAWASHASLERIDGEDDPPPPPSGPGEGFGAAKDGRKRAKGDFRGVRLSNKTHRSGTDPDALLARKSNVHPALPSYRGHVLMDNRHALVVDCRVTQADGYGERDAAKEMAADLPGHHQKTIGADKNYDTHGFVAEMRRIGVTPHVAQNAGRSGGSAIDGRTTRHEGYAKSIHARRGIEKVFGWIKQFGGLRQFKLRGQANVSAMFGLHVIAYNLIRLSNLLRPVEAMA